The Megalobrama amblycephala isolate DHTTF-2021 linkage group LG22, ASM1881202v1, whole genome shotgun sequence sequence AAAAATGAGGTATACTTTGAGGACGTAAGACGGGGAAATGACACAGTCCCTCGCAGTCCACATCCACTGATAAGTCCAAGTAAACGTGATGGCAAAGTGATCAAGTGCAACCTGTCAGCAGGTACCTACCTTTGGGAACACAAGAACAATGGCATCTCCATTGCCCCAGGGGCGTTGTATGTTGAATTGGCTTTCGCATCTGTAATGGAAACTGCTATTCCAAAGAGACCTCTCAACTCATTTCAGCTCACAATCAACTTTCAAAGTTTGTTTGTTCTAACTAAAAACTGCCCTCCTCTGAAAATCACAGTTGAGACATCCAAGAACACAACCGCATTTCAGGTTCAGTCCTCTAGTACTGTGCATGCATCAGGCACCATTAGCCATGAAGGGGGACCAGCTATGATAGAACAGCAAACCATTCACCTCAATGCTGTTTTGGAGAGATGTCCATTAGTCATTGAAGCAAAGGATGTGTACAGCACTCTTAATGATGTAGGATTTGAGTATGGTCCCAACTTCAAACAACTCGGTGACATTCATTACGGACAAGAATTCAAGGAAGCAGTGACCAGTGTCACAATTCCAGAGGCAGTAATCAGTTATCTGTATGATTATTGCTTGCACCCAGTGGTCCTAGATTACTTCTTGCAAATGTCCTCAGTTTTAGTATCAGTCTCTAGCACCATCAGGCCTGGATTTCCCTCTGCAATTGGTAGTATGGTTATATCTGCACCTCCCCGTGAAAAGATGTTCATGTATATGAGATTGACCAAAGAAATGCCAGACTACTTTGAGGTTTGTGGTTGTTTCACTGACAAAGATGGACATGTGTTGATTGAGCTCAGAGATGTCAGAATTAATTTTCTGGGAAGACATGCACAGATCAGGGAATCATGTTTCTTTTATAACCAGAAGGTTGGCATTAATGTTGAGAGCAGTTTCCCCAGTAGAATCAAGGCATTGGTCTTTGAGGACACCTTGGGTATCGCTAAAGGTTTGAAGCCATATTTGCACCCAAAATCTGTATTTGTTCCTCCACCCGATTTAACAAAAAACTCAGCCTTGCAGGTCCAAGAATTACTGTTGAAGTCTCCATGCAGTACTGCACACATGGAACTGGATGAGATCCTGTTTATCTGGGGTGTACAGAATATTAGTCACCTCAAATCTGAAGTAATTCTGGAGACCTTGGTAGACAACTGTGAACTTTACCGTCAGGTTGTTCTGTCTTTAAGAAGCTGCAGTCGTACATGTTCCATCCGTGTCATTACGTACAGGTCAGCAGAAGGAACAGTTGAAAGTATAAATTCTGGATTTGTGTTATCTGGCATGACAAGGGCATGTGCTGCGGAGTTGTCAGGCATCTTTTTCCAGCTCATTGACCTTTCCACAGTGTCAAGAGAGGATATAGAAGCACTGGCTCATGTGCTTAACTCATACAAAACCCAAGAGTGTCCAGAAGTCTTCATCAGCAAAGGGAAAGTTTACTCTGCTGTGATAAGTCATACTCCTGTCACCACAATTATGGAAGCGAAGACTGAATCAAAAACCCTACAGTCCCAGAACTTCACTTTGCAGACAACCAGCCCCTACAGGATGACCGGCTTATCGGCTTTGCCTTCAGCGTGTTCTGTCCACACTATTGAGAGGAAAAACATTGAGGTTCAGCTGAGTAAGGTATGTGTGCACTCTTCCGATTACTTTCCAGTTAGTACTTCAGACTTAAACTTTGGTCAGACAATGTATTGGAACAAGCACACAACACAAAACCACAGTCTTCTGGCACTTGACTTCAGCGGGATCATTACAGCTGTGGGAAAGGATGTCAGCAAACTTAAAGTGGGAGACCATGTTGTCTGTTGTTACCCTGTAAAAGCAACTTCCAAAGTCATCGTCCCAGAAGATGTGTGTTTCAAAATGAAACGGCTTCCATTCCTAAAGGATGCACCATGTGTTTCATACTTTGTCCTGATCTGGGAGATATTGCAGTGTGTGTTACCCAAGTCTAAACAACAGAAGAGTTTGGGCATCTTCTCTACTGATCGTGACTCGGCTCTGGTCAAGTTATTGACACTTGTAGCAAGTAAATCAGGCTGGAGAGTTTTTACAgagactgaaaaaaatgtattagtccAAAATACAAAGCAATGTCTTCTCTTTGTGATTCTTCCTCCATATGATTCCTTGCTTCTGACAGACATTGTAAGTGTTGTCAATGCAAATCACATCATTGCAGTATGTGGCATCCGTGAGCCATGCTACTCTACAATAAATAGAATTCAGAGAGATAGTGAGAGAACTTGCTTCCAGACTCTTGAGATGTCTAAAATCTTCCAGAAATCAGGTCTTAAGGCACATGGAGCTCTTCTACAGAAATGGCTAAAGAGAATGCACTTGCACAAAATGTGGCCGTCAATACAAAGCAGCACTTTTCAGATGGTGCCACCTGAAGGTATGAATCCTCAGTCTTTTGAGCAGTCTGGATCTTATTTCAGTGCAAGCACTCTGGACGTGATAGCTCTGGCCAGTGATGACACTAGGAGCAAGATGTCTTCCATCAATTTGCTTCCAAGAACAAAGCACCTGTTCTTAAAGAAAGGTGTGTACATAGTTACAGGTGGTCTCTCTGGTTTGGGATTTGAAACTGTTAAGTTCATTGCCCACAGGGGTGGAGGATGCATTGCCACTCTTTCAAGGAGTGCACCATCTGAGAAGGTACAAGAGGAAATGAGCAGTCTCCAGAAGAGATACGGGGTAAGAATTCTCACTCTTCAGTGTGATGTCTCTGTGACAGAGGAGGTGATGGAAGCCATTTCTGTGATTGGAAAACATTTTTCCTCATGTCCAATCAGAGGCGTGTTCCACAGTGCTGCTGTGCTTCATGATGGATTACTGGAAACCCTTGATAAGTCTCTTTTTCAAAAAGTCCTGCAACCTAAAGTCTGTGGTGCTCTTAATCTTCACCTCGCCACTCTGCACAGCCAGACACTTGATTACTTTGTGTGCTATTCCTCAGTCTCCTCATTCATTGGAAATGCTGCACAAGCTAACTACGCAGCAGCTAATTCTTTTCTGGATTTGTTTTGTCACTACCGACACAATATTGGACTTGCAGGCCAGTCAATCAATTGGGGACCCCTTAAACTGGGCCTGCTAATGAACAAAGACAATTTTCAAAAGTTCCTGGAAACAAAAGGGCTAATGATCATGGATGTGACAGAGATCCATGAAGCACTAGAGCACTGCCTGTCAACTAACAATCCCCAGCAGGTGGTCTGCAAATTCAGTTTCAGGAACCTGAAGAACCATGTCCTCTCTCAGAATGCGTCTTTGAAGTTTCGCCTGTCTGCTTTAGTGGAGGAAGAACTGAAAAACAACACAGTTGTTGAGGACTCCAGGATAAATGTTCAGTCATCAGTAGATGACTGTGTTAAAGGGATTCTGACTGAAATTTGCAGTGTTGAAACTGATGATCTTAGTGATGAAACTGCACTCACTGCACTAGGAATTGACTCAATGTTGGCCATGACACTGCAAAATCGCCTGTTTCAAGAGATAGGTGTGAATATTCCTCTTGTTGCTTTGCTTGATCCAAACAGTACACTGTCCTCATTGGCTGAATTCATAAAAGAGAGCACAGATAAGGACTGTGAGATTTCTGTGCACCTGTAATGGAAAGTTATCCCTTTCTGATGTCTTATAGTACATTGTATATTTCTTGAAATTCATATAAATGAAATGTACCCATTTCTATTTTTTGTAGTATACTTGTTTTAGCTAAACCACTTATTATTACAAATGCTGCATTGTTTAATTGTTGCAAGATTAACCACAATATTGTTATGTGTGACACATCGTGgatatcaaaaaataaaatcttgatTTCAAACACCAATTTTGATTATTTGATACATTCCCAGACCTAACATTACCAAGGAATCAGAGATCAAAGGTCAGgcatgtctctctctttttactgccaaataaataaatccactGAGGTTTTATGCAAGCATGTAAGTTATGTGCAGAAACAGGCTCATGAAACACTGTAAACATTGAGTGAACTAAACATAATAGTTTTTAATAGAAATTTAAATTCTCCCTAAAATGATAATAATCTACAAttcataaatatgaaaaatactAAACAAAACTGGTTTAAAAgatgaaaatatttatagttCTTATCCTTACTCAGACAATCCTCTTTTCTCAAGGAAAGCAGAACAGCACGTCACGTGCACTACAGAAGCAAAGGGAAAATATAGCTTTTAAAATAGTGGAAATATAATCAATTTTTGGCTGTTTAAATGAGCcattaaaaatagttaaaatgTGTGTATTATGTCTTTAATAAGCTATTACACAAACAATCcataataaaacaatgcaaaccTCTCATAAATACAGAGCAAAGTATGGTTACACGTGTGCATTCAGTtagtttatttcacaaaaaacaaaaaaaattaagaaaaactaCGTAATTGTACTTTTAtaactaaatagaaatattaatattcacATACCCTgcaaaaataacacatttaaatattttctgaGAGATTGAAGCTCATTCATGAAACAATGAATTTCTGTGTAAATTCATAAATCCATTTTTACATAAATTGTTGCTTTCAACTGAATTTATTAAGAATGGTTTTATGAATGATTTACACATTTGTTATGCTTGTGTTTCATAAATGAAGATGGTTATTTCATTTAGGTGTACATTGCTTACAACTGTGATGcattttgtaaacatttttaaacgcttttttttttttttcttttacagattAATGCCAGTTTTTGGGGCTCCTAAATCCTGAAACCCTTAAAAAGTCCTAAAACCATTGGCCCAGATGTATTTTCGTAAAAAGGTGCCATGTTGTCATCTTgttgatttacattacattagtaattttaatttaaacatataaAAGGTATTACACATACAAACGGGATGTATTTGGAAGAAAATGAAGTATAAGGATTTTACAGAATGGCCAAATCAGAACCATTAAGAGTGGGAACATTTGAATCTTGAATGTGGTTGCTATTTCCTAAAACACAATTTTGACCTTCAGAGCTGTGTTTTGATTGACAGTTGACTCTTAACATGGCATCATCAGAGGGTGTATACATGTGAACCTCATAGGTCTGACTGTCCACTCTGAACATTGGGATGGTGCTTGCCACACACATATGATTATCTTGGACATGATGATTATTGCCGCCGGTTATCATCCATAATGCAGAGCATGGCTGAGACTGACATGTTCGGTGGTTGTCGGGTTGAAAATTGTGATTGACATAAATTTCCCGCTCCTTCACCTCACCATCCTTTACCACCGCTTGAACGTTATTGCCGTGGCTGTTCTTCATGGCCTGCTCTTCTGGGCCTGATTTCTTCTTAGCCGGTGTGCCACTACATATGTcaaaaaaggtcagaaaaacTGGGATAAAAGTTAAGCCATGGAAGAGACCAAATAAGATTACCAAGAACATGATTttaaagaaagttctaaagatGTAGTTCTTTGAAGCAGACAACACTACCACCCCAAGAATAGTAGACACAGCCCCCTGCAAAATAGGGTAACCTAAATTAAACAAGGCCTCCACTGCCTTTTCATTCGCACTGGGCTTCTTATTGGAGACAAAGGCGTAAGATATATGAGCAGAGAAGTCTACAGAAAAA is a genomic window containing:
- the pks1 gene encoding highly reducing polyketide synthase PKS6, which codes for MDKDIAIIGIGCNFPGGEGVDSFWKVLVEGRNCVVQIQDERFDTSEWFHPDESKPGKTQTTKAALIEGFNEFDHKFFGISEAEADYMDPQQKLLLQCAYRALEDAGIPLEKVSGTRTGVYIGLMNRDYETLLNNSPSTITHYNGTGTAMSIAANRISYIFNLTGPSFAIDSACSSSLVALHSACQAIRQGDCEMALCGGVSCILEPRVFVALSKAKMISPEGTSKPFCRTADGYGRGEGCGIVLLKPLKKALEDFDHIWGIVNKTAVNQDGHTVTPITKPSMSQQEALLHMIYSSENYLVNVQYVEAHGTGTPAGDPVEAGSISEIIAKARPSSSGPLLIGSVKSNIGHTESAAGVAGLIKILLMMKHEIIVPSVFYSAQNSSIDAKALNLKIPTRAEKWLYSGSKKRMAGLNSFGFGGTNAHALISEYVCATASDSHNLEPLKLLPLSAATYQSLQLCIADTYQRILVDETVDLQALAYTAACRRSHMRHKFRKVFAASSVSELKSLFKANMNKKLAPVKQDLKLVFVFCGNGVTYRGMCKQLLKEEPVFRDKVKEVENYFQKFRCTSILQKIASSYDNEDFSKPNVVQPLLFAIQVAIVHLLKHWGISPDFVLGHSVGEVAAAHCSGLLSLEDAVKVVYHRSALQTKVMGGRMLVIGNIAVLDVLEILPAYTGKICLAAVNSPMSCVLSGDKEAIDNVHQKLQSFKSKNLFLHVLDVPAAYHSHMMDPILGQIKDSIGHLTLNEMECELFSTVTGEMCHKGDFVTGEYWARNIRKPVAFEQAIKSVSNHTRNTVFVEIGPRRALQRNIMEILGNDTTVLPSVHPDKDHETMFTTVSKLFELGVNVKWDEFYKGFETKLIAFPKYQFECQKNEVYFEDVRRGNDTVPRSPHPLISPSKRDGKVIKCNLSAGTYLWEHKNNGISIAPGALYVELAFASVMETAIPKRPLNSFQLTINFQSLFVLTKNCPPLKITVETSKNTTAFQVQSSSTVHASGTISHEGGPAMIEQQTIHLNAVLERCPLVIEAKDVYSTLNDVGFEYGPNFKQLGDIHYGQEFKEAVTSVTIPEAVISYLYDYCLHPVVLDYFLQMSSVLVSVSSTIRPGFPSAIGSMVISAPPREKMFMYMRLTKEMPDYFEVCGCFTDKDGHVLIELRDVRINFLGRHAQIRESCFFYNQKVGINVESSFPSRIKALVFEDTLGIAKGLKPYLHPKSVFVPPPDLTKNSALQVQELLLKSPCSTAHMELDEILFIWGVQNISHLKSEVILETLVDNCELYRQVVLSLRSCSRTCSIRVITYRSAEGTVESINSGFVLSGMTRACAAELSGIFFQLIDLSTVSREDIEALAHVLNSYKTQECPEVFISKGKVYSAVISHTPVTTIMEAKTESKTLQSQNFTLQTTSPYRMTGLSALPSACSVHTIERKNIEVQLSKVCVHSSDYFPVSTSDLNFGQTMYWNKHTTQNHSLLALDFSGIITAVGKDVSKLKVGDHVVCCYPVKATSKVIVPEDVCFKMKRLPFLKDAPCVSYFVLIWEILQCVLPKSKQQKSLGIFSTDRDSALVKLLTLVASKSGWRVFTETEKNVLVQNTKQCLLFVILPPYDSLLLTDIVSVVNANHIIAVCGIREPCYSTINRIQRDSERTCFQTLEMSKIFQKSGLKAHGALLQKWLKRMHLHKMWPSIQSSTFQMVPPEGMNPQSFEQSGSYFSASTLDVIALASDDTRSKMSSINLLPRTKHLFLKKGVYIVTGGLSGLGFETVKFIAHRGGGCIATLSRSAPSEKVQEEMSSLQKRYGVRILTLQCDVSVTEEVMEAISVIGKHFSSCPIRGVFHSAAVLHDGLLETLDKSLFQKVLQPKVCGALNLHLATLHSQTLDYFVCYSSVSSFIGNAAQANYAAANSFLDLFCHYRHNIGLAGQSINWGPLKLGLLMNKDNFQKFLETKGLMIMDVTEIHEALEHCLSTNNPQQVVCKFSFRNLKNHVLSQNASLKFRLSALVEEELKNNTVVEDSRINVQSSVDDCVKGILTEICSVETDDLSDETALTALGIDSMLAMTLQNRLFQEIGVNIPLVALLDPNSTLSSLAEFIKESTDKDCEISVHL